The Streptomyces sp. NBC_00435 nucleotide sequence GCGGAAGATCCCGGCCGGGATCACCAGTAGGAGCAGGCCCCAGAACAGCAGCACCCCGTACGGACGGTCCACGCCCCAGGGCTGCGTGGCCACGACCGTCTCCCCGTACTTGAGGGAGAGCGTGTAGTCGCCGTGGGCACCCGCCGACAGGGAGGCGTCGAGGGAGACCTCCGCCTTGCCGCCGGGCGGGATGGTGCCCTTCCAGCGGACCTCTTCCCAGAGGGGCGCGAACACCCCGTGGGCGGTGCCGAGCTGGAAGACCGGGTCCGTGACCGGGGCGGAGCCGAGATTGCCCACGGTGACCGTGAACTTCCGGCTGGGCGGGGCCCCGAACCAGGTCAGCACCCCGTCCTCGCCCTTGAGCTGGACCCCGGTGAGCATCGCGAGGCGGGCCGTGCCGCCCTCGGCGGGCAGGTCGGCCACCGGGTGGTCGGTGATCTTCAGCGGGGCCGCGACCGTGGACTGGTCCCCGTTGACGGAGGTGACGTTCACGACGCAGGGGCAGGGCTTGGGCGGGGCGACCACCGGGAGCTGGGCGGAGAAGTGCCCGTCGTCGGCGACCGAGGCGGCGATGCCGTCGGCGTTGGCGCAACTGTTGGTGCCACCGATCATGTTCTGCCCGCAGACCAGCAGCATCACCATGGTCTTGGCGCGCCAGCCGGTTCCGGTGACGGCGATCTCCGTCCCCTTGGCGGCCTCCTTGAGGGAGAGCGCCACGGCGGGCTTGACCCCGTCGTCCGCGGCGGCCGGGGCGGCCGGCAGCAGCGCCAGTACGCACACCAGCACGCCCGCCAGGCCCGCCGATCCCGCGGCGACCAGGGCCCTGGCCCTGCCGCCGTGCGTCCCGCCGGCCCTGGTTCCCACCCTGGCTCCCACCTTGGCTCTCACCTGGGTGCTCCCGTCAACTCGTGTTCCGGCGCTGGGGCTTCTTCGGGTACGGCGCTCCCGTGCGGCGACGGGCCGGGCCCGCCGCCGGACCGGGTCCGCCGCTTGCGTACGAGCAGCAGCGCGGCCGCCGCGACGGCGCCGAGGCCGAGCAGCCCGACGCCGGTCCGGCCCGCGATCCCCCAGGGCACGAACCACGCCGAGGTGCTGCCCGTGGCGCGCGCGCCGCCGGGGGCGGTGACGGTGAGGGTCAGGCCGACCCGGTCGAAGACGGGCGCGCCGGGCCAGGGTTCGGTCAGTTCGACCCGCTGGCCCGGCAGCACCTCGACCGGCAGGGCGCGGGTGCTGCGGCCCGCGACCTTGCCGAGGGTGCCCTCGGCGCTGATGGAGAGTTCGGGGGTGAGCGCCACGTTGCCGCGGTTGACCAGGGTGTAGGCGACGCGCGCGGCCGCGCCCTTGCCCCGTACGGCCACGTCCTCGACCGTGAGCGCCGCCAGCGCCGGGCCGCCGACCCGCAGGTGGACCCGTACGCCCACCTCGTGGCCCGCCTCGGTGGCGACGACGGCGGCCGGGTGGTCGCCGGGCTGGGAGCCGGGCGGCAGGGTGACGGTGAAGGGGACCACCGCGCGGGTGTGCGCCGGGATCCTGACCGTGCCGCCCGCGCCGAAGCTGATCCAGAGCCCGGCGCCGGTGGATTCCTTCACGGAGCGCACGGCGAAGGCGCCGCCCGCCGTGTTGTAGGCGTCACCGCCGCGCAGGGTGACGGTGTGCTCCTGGTCGCTGGTGTTGGTCAGGGCCAAGCGGTCCTCCAGCACCGTGCCGGAGGTCCCCGCGAGGTAGAAGTACGGGCGGGCCCCGGCCTTCGCCGCCCCCGGCGCGCTCCCGGCCACGGGCTCGGCGGTCCAGCCGGTCTCGTCGGCGGCGGCCGGGACCGCCGCCGCGCAGTGGAGCGCTGCGGCGGCGACGGTGGCGAGGAGGAGCGCGCCGGACGTTCGGGGTGAGTGGGGCACGGGCATGACCGGGTGTGCTCCGTTCAGGACCGGGCCCGCTGGCCGCGCCGGGTCAGCCAGAGCACGCCGGCGGCGCCGGAGAGCAGCACGGTGGCTCCGAGTGTGCCCAGCGCGATGGCGGAGTCCTCGGGGCCGGTCTGCGGGAGGGTGTCCCCGGTGGAGCCCGTGGAGCCGGTGGTGGCCGGATCGCCGCCCCCGGAGCCCGTCACGTCCAGTTCGAGGGACGCCTTGGGGTGGTTGCCCGGGGTGCAGGTGGTGGTCGTACCCATCGCCTTGATCGTGAGCGTGCTCGCGGTCAGGGTGACCTTGCCGGACTTCTTCGGCGTGTAGGTGCCCGCGAGATCGGTGATCTTGATGGGCTGGTTGGCCGGAATGGCCTCGGGGTTGGGCGGCCCGGAGACCGGCACCGACACCTTCTCCACGCCGTCCACCTGGATCACGGCGCTCGGGCTCATGGCACCCTTGCCGAGCTCGATGGGGCTGGAGGAGACGCCCTTCTGGAAGGACATCGTGAGCTTGTACCCGTTGCCCTCCTTGACGGCCTTGATGTCGATCGGCGAGACCGCCGACTTGGGGCCGATGGGGGTCTGGCAGTCGTACTGGACGTCGATCACGGCGGCGTTGGCGGCGGGAGCGGCCAGCAGTACCGCCGTCCCCGCGAGCGCGGAGGCCAGCGCAAGCACGGTGGAGCGTTTCCGGTCGGACACCTTCGTCTTCCCCTCGAACCTTGGGCCACAAGTTACTGACGGCACATCAGATTGGTGGCTCAAGGTACGCCGGGGGCCTTACGGAGGGAAGACACAGGACAGCGCCGGATCAACGGCCCCCGAGCCGCACCGACGCCGTCCCGATTGAGACTGGTTCAGGCCAACTTGCGGCCCTTCTGCCAGACGGCGGAGACCAGTGGAACGCCCGGGCGGTACGCGAGGTGGACGTGGCTGGGGGCGTCGAGCAGGGCCAGGTCCGCACGCGCGCCGGGGGTGACGGTGCCGATGTCGGTGCGGCGCAGGGCCCGTGCGCCGCCGGCGGTGGCGGACCACAGGGCCTCGTCCGGGGTCATCCGCATGTCGCGGACGGCGAGGGCGATGCAGAACGGCATCGAACTCGTGTAGGAGGATCCGGGGTTGCAGTCCGTGGACAGCGCCACGGTGGCGCCCGCGTCGAGGAGCCGGCGCGCGTCGGGCCACTGGGCGCGGGTGGAGAACTCCGCACCGGGCAGCAGCGTGGCCACGGTCGTGCCGGCCGCCTGCGCCAGGGCGTCCACATCGGCGTCGGTGAGGTGGGTGCAGTGGTCGGCGGAGGCTGCTTCGAGCTCGACGGCGAGCTGGACGCCGGGGCCGTACGAGAGCTGGTTGGCGTGGACGCGCGGGATCAGCCCGGCGGCGGCGCCGGCGGTGAGGATCGCCCGGGCCTGGTCGCCGTCGAAGGCGCCCTTCTCACAGAACACGTCCACCCAGCGGGCGTACGGGGCGCAGGCCGCCAGCATGTCGCCGGTGACGAGGTCGACGTAGGCCGCCGGGTCGTCGGCGTAGTCCGGGGAGACGATGTGCGCGCCGAGGTAGGTGACCTCCTCGGTGTGCGCGGCGGCGATGCGCAGGGCGCGGGCCTCGTCCTCGACGGTGAGGCCGTAGCCCGACTTGGTCTCGAAGGTGGTGGTGCCCTGGCGGCGGGCCTCGTCGAGGTGGCGGACGAGATTGGCCTCCAGCTCCGCGTCGGTGGCGGCGCGGGTGGCGGCGACGGTGGTGCGGATGCCTCCGGCGGAGTAGGCGCGGCCGGACATGCGGGCGTTGAACTCGGCGGTGCGGTCGCCCGCGAAGACGAGGTGGGAGTGGGAGTCGACGAAGCCGGGGATGGCCGCCCGGCCCCGGGCGTCGTACGCGCCGTCTGCCTGGGGGGCCTTGTCGGTGGGGCCGACCCAGGCGATCTTGTCGTCCTCGATGACGACGGCCGCGTGCTCGATGAGGCCCAGGGGGGTGCCGTCGCCGAGGTCGGGGTCGTTGGTGACGAGGCTGCCGATGTTCGTGATGACGGTGGTGGTCATGGTGGTCATGGTCCTCGGGTGGTCGAGTGGTTTCGTTCCCCCGCCGCGGGCGGATCAGGCGCGGAGGGCGGCGATGGCTTCGGCCAGGGCCGTCGGGACGTCGGGGACCAGGGCGTGGGCGCCGTCGCGGACGATGTGGCGGCCGCCCACCACCGTGTGACGGATGTCGGCGGCCGACGCAGCGAAGACCGCCGTCTCCGCGCCGAGGCGGGGAAGCGGACCGGCCGTGCGTACGGAGTCCAGGACGATCGTGGTGAAGTCCGCGAGCGCGCCCGGCTCCAGCCGCCCCGCACCGGACCACCCCAGAGCGGCGTGCCCGTCGGCCGTGGCGGCGGTGAGCAGGGCGTTGGCCGTCCAGTGGCCGCGGGTCCGGCTGCTCAGCCGCTCGTTGAGCTCCATCGCCCGGGCCTCTTCGAGCAGGTCGATCACCGCATGGCTGTCGCTGCCGAGCGAGAGCGGACTGCCCGCGCGCTGCAGGCGCACGGCCGGGCCGATGCCGTCCGCGAGGTCGCGTTCGGTGGTGGGACACATGCAGGTACCGGTGGTGGTCCCGCCCAGGAGGGCGATGTCCGCGTCGGTGAGGTGCGTGTTGTGCACCCCGGTGGTGCGGGGACCCAGCACTCCGTGGTCCGCCAGCAGCCGCGTCGGGGTGCGGCCGTGGGCGGCCAGGCAGGCGTCGTTCTCGGCGGTCTGCTCCGAGAGGTGGACGTGCAGCGGGGCCCGGCGGTCCTCGGCCCAGCGGGCCACCGTCGCCAGCTGGTCGGCCGGTACGGCGCGCACCGAGTGCACCGCGGCGCCGATCAGCGCGTGTTCGCGGGGCTTGAGGGCCGAGACCCGCTCCGCCCAGGCCTCGGCCGTGCCGTCGGAGAAGCGCAGTTGGTGCGGGTCCGGAGCCCGGCCGAAGCCCGCCGACAGGTACGCCGTGTCCAGGAGCGTGATCCGGATGCCGGCCGCGGCGGCGGCCTCGATCAGGGCCTCGCCCATGGCGTTGGGTTCGGCGTACGGGGCTCCGCCGGGGGCGTGGTGGACGTAGTGGAACTCGCCCACGGCGGTGATGCCGGCCAGTGCCATCTCGGCGTACACGGCGCGGGCGAGCTCGAAGTAGCTCTCGGGGGTGAGGTTGTGGGCGACCTTGTACATGAAGTCGCGCCAGGTCCAGAAGGTCCCCGAGCCGACCTGCACGGTCCCGCGCAGGGCCCGGTGGAAGGCGTGGCTGTGCGCGTTGGCGAGGCCGGGGAGGGTCAGTCCGCGCAGGACCTCCGCGCCCGGGGGCGGGGTCTGGGACCCGGGTCCGGTCCGCAGGGCGGCGATCCGTCCGTCGTCCGCCGCCTCGAGGGTGACGCCCGGCTCGACATGGGTGCCGAGCCAGGCGTGCTCCAGCCAGTACGTCTTCAGCGGCACGCGAGGCCTTCCAGTACGTCGGCGAGGGCGAGGACGCCTGCGACGCAGTCGTCCTCCGCGGCGGACTCCCGCGGGGAGTGCGAGACGCCGGTGGGGTTGCGCACGAACAGCATGGCGGTCGGAACAGCCGCCGAGAGGATTCCGGCGTCGTGTCCCGCACCCGTGCCGAGGACCGGGACGGCCCCGCCGAGGATCCGGTTGAGCTCGTCGCGCAGGGCGTGCTCGAACTCCACGACCGGGGTGAAGGACTCCCGGACGATGTCCAGGTCGATCCCGTCCTGGTCCGCGCGCTCGCGGGCGGCCTTCTCGATCGCGGTCACGACCGTGTCGAGGGTGGCCTGGTCGGCGGCGCGGGAGTCGAGCCAGCCGCGTACGAGGGAGGGGATGGCGTTGACCCCGTTGGGCTCCACCGAGATCTTCCCGAAGGTGGCCACCGCCCCGGCGAGGGCGGCCTCCGCGCGGGCAGCGAGCACGGTCTGCGCGTAGGTGAGCATCGGGTCGCGGCGGTCCACCAGGCGGGTGGTGCCCGCATGGTTGGCCTCGCCGCGGAAGTCGAAGCGCCAGCGGCCGTGCGGCCAGATCGCGGAGGCGATGCCGACCCGGTCCCCGGACAGGTCCAGGGCCCGGCCCTGTTCCACGTGCAGTTCGACGAAGGCGCCGATGCGGGCGAGGCGTTCGGGGTCGGCCCCGATGGTCCCCGGGTCGTACCCGGCCGCCTCCATGGCCTCCGGCAGGCGCACGCCGTCCGCGTCGCGGAGTTCGTAGGCCTTCTCCCGGGTCAGCTGCCCGGCGCTGAGCCGGGAGCCGACGCAGGCGAGCCCGAAGCGGGCCCCTTCCTCGTCACCGAAGTTGGTGATGGCCAACGGCCTGGAGAACTCCGCTCCCCTCTTGCGGAGTTCGTCCAGGGCCGCGAAGGAGGACACCACCCCGAGGGGGCCGTCGAAGGCCCCGCCGTCGGGGACGGAGTCCAGGTGGGAGCCGGTGACGACGGCGTCCCCGGCCAGGGGGTCACCGAGCCAGGCCCACTGGTTGCCGTTGCGGTCGGTCTCGTACGCGAGCCCGCGCGCCTCGGCCTGCGCCTGGAACCAGGTGCGGCAGTCGGCGTCGGCGCCGGTCCAGGCGTAGCGGCGGTAGCCGCCGCTGCCCTGGTCCCGGCCGATGGGCCGGAGCTCGGCCCACATCTCGTGGAACGAGGCTCCGGCGGCGGCTTCCTGGGTCACGCCTGGTCGCCTTCGCGCATCGGGATGCGGACGTCGCGCTCGTCGGCGACCGTCTCGGCGATGTCGTAGCCGGCGTCGACGTGGCGGATGACGCCCATGCCCGGGTCGTTGGTCAGCACGCGGCGGATCTTCTCGCCCGCGAGCTTCGTGCCGTCGGCGACCGTGACCTGGCCCGCGTGGATGGAGCGGCCCATGCCGACGCCGCCGCCGTGGTGGATGGAGACCCAGGAGGCGCCGGAGGCCACGTTGACCATGGCGTTGAGCAGCGGCCAGTCGGCGATCGCGTCGGAGCCGTCGAGCATGGCCTCGGTCTCGCGGTACGGGGAGGCCACCGAACCGCAGTCCAGGTGGTCTCGGCCGATGACCAGCGGCGCGGCCAGCGTGCCGTCGGCCACCATCTC carries:
- a CDS encoding LPXTG cell wall anchor domain-containing protein; this encodes MSDRKRSTVLALASALAGTAVLLAAPAANAAVIDVQYDCQTPIGPKSAVSPIDIKAVKEGNGYKLTMSFQKGVSSSPIELGKGAMSPSAVIQVDGVEKVSVPVSGPPNPEAIPANQPIKITDLAGTYTPKKSGKVTLTASTLTIKAMGTTTTCTPGNHPKASLELDVTGSGGGDPATTGSTGSTGDTLPQTGPEDSAIALGTLGATVLLSGAAGVLWLTRRGQRARS
- the hutI gene encoding imidazolonepropionase — protein: MTTTVITNIGSLVTNDPDLGDGTPLGLIEHAAVVIEDDKIAWVGPTDKAPQADGAYDARGRAAIPGFVDSHSHLVFAGDRTAEFNARMSGRAYSAGGIRTTVAATRAATDAELEANLVRHLDEARRQGTTTFETKSGYGLTVEDEARALRIAAAHTEEVTYLGAHIVSPDYADDPAAYVDLVTGDMLAACAPYARWVDVFCEKGAFDGDQARAILTAGAAAGLIPRVHANQLSYGPGVQLAVELEAASADHCTHLTDADVDALAQAAGTTVATLLPGAEFSTRAQWPDARRLLDAGATVALSTDCNPGSSYTSSMPFCIALAVRDMRMTPDEALWSATAGGARALRRTDIGTVTPGARADLALLDAPSHVHLAYRPGVPLVSAVWQKGRKLA
- a CDS encoding formimidoylglutamate deiminase; translated protein: MPLKTYWLEHAWLGTHVEPGVTLEAADDGRIAALRTGPGSQTPPPGAEVLRGLTLPGLANAHSHAFHRALRGTVQVGSGTFWTWRDFMYKVAHNLTPESYFELARAVYAEMALAGITAVGEFHYVHHAPGGAPYAEPNAMGEALIEAAAAAGIRITLLDTAYLSAGFGRAPDPHQLRFSDGTAEAWAERVSALKPREHALIGAAVHSVRAVPADQLATVARWAEDRRAPLHVHLSEQTAENDACLAAHGRTPTRLLADHGVLGPRTTGVHNTHLTDADIALLGGTTTGTCMCPTTERDLADGIGPAVRLQRAGSPLSLGSDSHAVIDLLEEARAMELNERLSSRTRGHWTANALLTAATADGHAALGWSGAGRLEPGALADFTTIVLDSVRTAGPLPRLGAETAVFAASAADIRHTVVGGRHIVRDGAHALVPDVPTALAEAIAALRA
- a CDS encoding allantoate amidohydrolase — protein: MWAELRPIGRDQGSGGYRRYAWTGADADCRTWFQAQAEARGLAYETDRNGNQWAWLGDPLAGDAVVTGSHLDSVPDGGAFDGPLGVVSSFAALDELRKRGAEFSRPLAITNFGDEEGARFGLACVGSRLSAGQLTREKAYELRDADGVRLPEAMEAAGYDPGTIGADPERLARIGAFVELHVEQGRALDLSGDRVGIASAIWPHGRWRFDFRGEANHAGTTRLVDRRDPMLTYAQTVLAARAEAALAGAVATFGKISVEPNGVNAIPSLVRGWLDSRAADQATLDTVVTAIEKAARERADQDGIDLDIVRESFTPVVEFEHALRDELNRILGGAVPVLGTGAGHDAGILSAAVPTAMLFVRNPTGVSHSPRESAAEDDCVAGVLALADVLEGLACR